Genomic segment of Catharus ustulatus isolate bCatUst1 chromosome 3, bCatUst1.pri.v2, whole genome shotgun sequence:
ATCTGATGGAACTGCTTTAATTAGGGCTTAAATGAGATCAATTAGCAACAGCAATCTGCAGTCCTAAAGGAGTGAAGGAAGGAGTGGCCAGAACCAATGAGTCAATCCAGCTCATGGAGGCATGAAGCCAAAGACACCCCCagacattaatttcttttagtcCAGACCATTTTAGACCCAGCCTAACTGGGTGATTCATAAAATATCTGGAGCTGAAACGACCCACAAGGATCCCACAGGTGCTCAAGACCCAGCTGGATggggttctgagcaacctgggatagtgggagggGATTGGAATAAAatgagatttaaggtcccttccagccctaataattccatgattctgtgctAATTTACCCTCCAGGATGGAGCTTGTCTTAATCTGGGTGCCAAAAAGAGCTCCAGAGTTTGGAGGTGCTACCAGAAAGGTCCCAGATTTTGCTCTGGGGGTGTGTTGGTGACTGGTTCTTGCCCTGAACAGGGAACTGAGGCTGGGGAGGTCTGGATGCATTAACCAGCGAGGTGGGGAGTGGAATTTTGTCTGGAAAACCCCTCAAGGGAGAGAACAGCCACTTGAAATGGCCAAACCCATCCTCCATGAGCAATGCATCTCCCCAGGAGCTCGCCTGCACTCGAGttctcccagccagcagcccagcagtgctgccacgTGTCCGTGTCACACACAAAGGGCAGGCAGACTGGCATCTTCTCCTTGCTGAACTCGATGGGATTGCTGAGCAGGATCAGGGCAATGTCATTCTGCAGGCTGGTCCTGTTGAATTCCTCGTGCAGGATCAGGCTGTCAGGGCTATGCTCTTCCAGGGGGAGGCTGAGGTCGACTCCCCCCACTGCCACTGTCAGATCTGCTGgccttaaaaacaaaacaggacaTGGTGAACATGTTATAAATTGGATTATAAAGGTTGGTACCCCTTCCCCAGAGTAGGCCATGATGGTGGCTTAGGCAGTTCAGCTATAAATATCCAAGGAATTTACCCTCACTCTTAGAAAAGGATGAtttccagggcagggaggtgcagaGGTAGAACGTGAGTGCAGCCAGGTTGTAAATAACCCAATAAATAACCCAGTCACTGGCAAACAGATGGAATGGTCTGGATCTTTTTGGGTCTCTtggaccctgctgtccccagccagctgctccaggctgtgctgccacaggCCATTTgtcacccagcagccctgccacaTTTTGGAGGGGACTCACAGAGGGCTGCACTCTGCCCCTGGACACTGCATGGAGCTGATTTATCCAGAAACTTGAGAGTCTCCATGAGGTAAAGGTGGTGGCTGTGTGAAAGCAAAGGTAATTTGGGGAGATACAATGAGCAAGAATGGAATACATCACCTTCTACAAGGAACAGGTGTGGATGCACAGGAAATGCTCAGGGCCATCACAATAGCATTAGAGGCACTCATTCAAGGGTGCTCAGGCCATCcctcaaagtacagtaatttcacgattataagctgcaccattttgactaaaattttggtctgaacccaaagtgtggcttataatcaggtgtggcttatatatggacaaagaatgaaaagttgctgttttagtttggaggacaggtgtctgctgagaaaggcaggagctgctctttgaaatggagaatgtaaaccccctccctccaaattattataattttgaaatcaaggggctctcaggcaaagatatgggaattaggaataacagttctttactagggaaattaaaatagaaatacagcactacaaaggaacaaaccccaaaccctgacacagtcagagtacaacctgacacccgtcaggcagggtgttggcagcagtcccattccatggtggctgcatcctcctgcagtgacagatgtggctcagttggagcagtgctcctgtacaaggtgcagtttccctccggagctccagtggggatgtggagaaatccggttttcctctggagtccagtggagaaaggggctcccttagtgtcccaaaccctctgtttttatctcggtaagaaatgttgggctcttccccctggctggagcaactcccaatgggatgcagtaattttatcagtgccacagtgggactcagtggccatgagcagaaaatgactggctggaggaaggatgggttgtgaaaagataaagaacaatgccctgcctggtttcaatggatgcccattagcagaatatctcccacggagatcaggatcactgccccaccctcaacagatggtgatagaacagataccttttatcacactctgtattgtaacatgcggcttataatcaggtgtgacctatatatggacaaaaaaccaaaaagttgctgaaacccagaagtgtggcttatactcagtgcggcttataatagtgaaattactgtattccccttctgcttctcctggtTATGCAGCTCTCTGCACATTTCTGTGCTCAAAAAATTGTTTCCCCCCAAAAGGAGACAATCCCTGTGTTCAGGGCTCAGCCCCACAAAGGTGGCACAGGaccccagtgcccaccctgcaCCCACCAGGAGGAACCCTTTCCCccccctgtgcctggagcactCACAGCTCGTCTGCAAAGCAGTGGGCTGCAGTTAAAATCCACAGGGCACTGATGATGGAGCCTGCACAGAGGTGCTTGCCCTGGCTCTGGATGCTCACGAGCCACGGGAACTCCCCAGGCTTGACGTCTGTCCCTGTGCCAATCCTCTTTCCAGTCGTCTGCAGGGACTCGTAGGACGGTCGGAGGCCACACCCTGGGTACAGAAAGGGACATTTTGGGCATgttcagcctgtgctgctgaaagGTAGGGGCAGGAAATCACTGAGAGCTGCAATGGAAATATCCATGGAATCAGAAAAATGCGGAATCGCACAATGggtggggttggaagggatttaaaaataattttgccaaTTCCATTCAAACTCCAACTTCTACTATCCCAGGTTGGttcaagccccatccaacctggccttggacacttccagggaaccaggggcagccagagcttcctcaccctgccagggaacaattccttcccaatctCCCACTcaattcttcccttttccagtttgaagccatttcctgtgtcctgtccctccatcccttgtccccagtccctctccagctctcctggagcccctttaggctctgcaaggggctctgagctctgcctggatccttctcctctccaggtgagcacccccagctctcccagcctggtttCATGGAACATCTTCATGGtttcctctgggctctctccagcaaTTCCACATCCCTCTGCTGTTGGATCCCAGcgctggggcagctctgcaggtggggtctcagcagagaAAAGGATGAGAATGCCCTCCCTAGATCTGTTATTTGATGTCTCCCAAAGTCTGTGACCTCCCCAAACCTAAACTCTGCCAAGCACTGCCcggaatttggggtgggagggaccATGGTCCCATGGCAGGTGGGATAAAATCCTTGTTTAGGTGGGATAAAATCCATCAGAACACAGCACAGGCCACACCttccttccctcagcagcaggaataaGCCCAGCCCTGTTTCACTTACCCACATGTGAAtactctgcagctctcctgtgctgagaatgcagagaaacaaaccctgcctgggcactgctggtcAGGGAGGCTAAACAGGAGAGGGTAAGGAGCAGCATCTCAGTCCATGCTGGTCCAACTCTGTCCCACAGCTCTCAGGGCAGATTTGCCCCTGCAGGTGCCTCAGGACATCACCTGCATTCCACATCAACACAACCGGGGTGACATCACAGCAGCcattcctcactgctgctgcagcactgggctgctccttccccaggcaAAAGGGTCACTGAGAAAGCTCAGGATTCCCAAAAGGTGGGTGATTTCCTCCAGctctcacagggacagggcagaagTGAAATTCCTGGCTGACCTCACAGGATATGGCAATGGTGGTGAAGATTTCAAGGTCCTTTGCTGGATCCTGAGCCATCTTTGCAGACCTCAGGAGCTGGTCCTGGATCAGCTTCCAGCTCCATCTCTGCAGTCTGGTATCATAttcatttcctcatttcctgGTAAATTTTCTCTCCAGTTAGACCATGCCTGGGGTATTGACttgaatgtacagtaatttcacgattataagctgcaccattttgactaaaattttggtccaaacccaaagtgcggcttataatcaggtgtggcttatatatggacaaagaacgaaaagttgctgtttcagtttggaggacaggtgtctgctgagaaaggcaggagcttctctttgaaatggagaatgtaaaccccttcctccaaattattataatttggaaatcaaggggctctcaggcaaagatatgggaattaggaataacagttctttaccagggaaattaaaatagaaatacagcactacaaagaacaaaccccaaaccctgacacagtcagagtacaacctgacacccgtcaggcagggtgttggcagcagtcccatcccatggtggctgcatcctcctgcagtgacagatgtggctcagttggagcagtgctcctgtacaaggtgcagtttccctccggagctccagtggggatgtggagaaatccggttttcctctggagtccagtggagaaaggggctccctcagtgtcccaaaccctctgtttttatcttggtaagaaatgttgggctcttccccctggctggagcaactcccaatgggatgcagtaattttatcagtgccacagtgggactcaatggccatgagcagaaaatgactggctggaggaaggatgggctgtgaaaagataaagaacaatgccctgcctggtttcaatggatggcccattagcagaatatctcccatggagatcaggatcactgccccaccctcaacagatggtgatagaacagataccttttatcacactctggattgtaacgtgccttataatcgtgaaattactcaGGAGagtttccccatccctggaagtgcccaaggccaggctggatggggcttggatcAATCTGGGattggtggaaggtgtccctgcccatggcaggggtgacactggatgggatttaaggtcccttcccacccaaaccatcctgggattctgtgtttGTAGGGGAAAGTGGGAGCTTTGTCAAATGACAGTTTTCAAAGAGTGGCCAATCAAAACTAATCAAAATCAAATCAAAGATGTcaataaataattcagtaaaatattttggtgtgGGCCAATTGTAGTATCAATGTAGGCATTATGCTGATTTTTATATCATTTGCATCAGGACAGGGCTTAAAAAATCCTCAGCCAGTCTCAGACTTGAGGATATttataaaatcagtttttcccAAAGACTTTCAGCTTGCTTCTAAACAATAACTACAGCATGGAgtaagaggagaggaaaagggaaaagggaaaagggaaaagggaaaagggaaaagggaaaagggaaaaggaagtttaggaaaggggaaaggggaaagggagaagggggaaaaaggaaaaaaagggaaaaaagggggaaaacgaaaaaaggaaagaaggaaaaagggaaaaggaaagggaatggaaaaggaaaaggaaaaggaaaaggaaaaggaaaaggaaaaggaaaaggaaaaggagaaaaaggaaaaaaaggagaaagggaaaagtgaaaagaaaaaaggaaaaaaaggaaaaaaggacaaaaaaggacaaaaaaggacaaaaaaggaaaaatagaaaaagaaagggaaagggacagggaaaaaaggaaaaaaagagaaaggggaaaagggaaaaggaaagggaaaaaaaggaaaaaagggaaaaagggaaagggaaaaaaggaaaaagggaaagggaaagggaaagggaaagggaaaaggaattttgtgAGGTCCCAGATGATTCATCACCTGAAGTGCTTTGCCTTGGAGCACATCAGGAGTTCTCCCACCAGAGTCTGGATTGGCAATGCACAGGATGAGGGTAACaatttatttccctctcttcttTGCTTCTCTCTCACTTTGTGCCAAGGAAATGAGACACCAGTGCTGGTTTACTTGGCTGTGAGCACTGAAAAAACTCCATGGCAGGGCAGGTTAGGGACAGGATCAGTtaccacagaaatgaaaattccaAGTGTGCTGTGGACACATTTTGGGGCATCTCCAGAAAGAGCCTAATGGGGCAAtcctgcccaggcagctcccCAGGTGTAATCTGCCAAGAGGACAGACTTCCTCTGGATTTTGAGACTGGGATTAGCATCAGCTGAGGAGCATGAGGGAAGATGATTTTTCTGGCACACACTTACTGCCCATCTTTgggacagcaggcagggctgcagctctgcatttacaaccccaaacactgacTTTGTGGGGCACATTTTCAGTCTCTCCAAGCTTGGAGCAGGACCTGATCTGCTGTGTAGGTACAGGAGATGTTCAGGGAGCTGCTTTGGGCCTTTTTGAGCTTTGAAGTGAGCAGGAAACATCAAACCAAGCTTtggggagcagtgctgtggatTTGTGTCACTCCTTGAGGCCTGGATCCCATTTCCATGTGGGATAAACCATCCCTGCATCCTTTATCTGCAGCTTTGAGTCTGTGCTCTGAGAATCCCATGAATAAAcccaaaattgatttttttcccccccttttctgGCTGTCCTGCTATTTTGACTGCACACTCACTGCAGACTGCCCCAAGTTATGTTTGCCATGACTCTGCTCTTGGTGGGGGCTCCCCAAGTTACTAAAGTACAAATAATTAAACATAGGGATAATTCTACTCCTCTGTACTGTCATGCCTGATGATACAGATTTAAAAGCCCTGGTGTTTAATTAGcaaactgcagcattttataatatttgattttttttttttagattaccCAGATATCTACTTGGAACACATCACAGagaacattttctcttttttttgttctgtcatttatttcagagcaggaaacaaaaccaatttctttttgtgtttattcATTTCTGTCAAAAAGAAGCATCACATCacaattttgactttttttggctaaaataatttcagaaaataggCACTACAGGTGGTTCTAAACGCTGTGAAAGTTGTGGTAGGAGAATCTCTGATCTGATCAATGCATCATTCCCAAAGCCATCAAATTCCAGGGTTGTGACAGGTAAAGAACCCAACCACACCTCCAGAAGTCAAAGCTCTGGGAACACCAGGAAATTAATAAAAGCCAAGAAAATCAATAAGTCCAAAGGCATTGGAAATgcaaagcagctctgggtgcaacCACCTCCCAATTTTAACAACATTTCCAACCAAACTTTTGGAAGTTTGGATCTCTTTCCACCTCTCCAGACAACAAGGaaagcccaggagctgcacagaagCTGTGATGGAAGCAATCCCTGCCTCCACTTTGGATTTTGATGTCAACAGAGAGAAAACTTTGTGGAAAGCAGATTCCCAAATCTTTATCTACGGATGCTGTAGGAACATCCACCCCTGGCATTCCTGGTTGTTTTCCCAACTCCCTACCATGAAGAGGAGGTGGTGGAGCAAGCACAGGCTATTTCCTGAGGCCGATGGGGCAGGAAactcctgtcccccccagcccacAGTATCCACCAGGATTCTTGCTGAGGTACTGCTGGTGATATTCCTCGGCGTAATAAAACTCAGGCGCCTCCCGGATCTCCGTGGTGATGGAGCCAAAGCCTCCCTCTGTCAACacctaaaggaaaaaacagggaaagcCATTAGGGGTTTGCTGTGAATGACATCAGGGTTCCTCCCTGAAGGTGTCTCTCAGTGCTGGGACCACACTCCCAGCTTGTCCAAGAAGAATTTCTGGGTGAAATTTCAACCCCCAGCATGTCCTTGAGAAATCAGAGcatttgggttctttttttttctttttttttcctttttttttttctgcagagtcACTGCAAACTCCTTCTTCAAAGAGAAAAGTTCCATCTTGGCCAGAAAGTTTCAAGTTTTAACTCAAATTATGGCTCATTTTGGAAAGATTTGCCAATACGTGGACCAGGAGCAATAATCACTTGGCAGGAAGAGTAGATGGAATGTGGGTGGGGATTTTAAATTAGACTTTAATTGCTTTCTGATATCCCCTAACTGAATTTGAAACTCCTGAGAGGTTTCTGACAGAgggaatttcttttaaagatgaATTGCTGTGACATTTCCCTCACTGCATTGTCCTTTCCAAAGGAAACTGGTAAACACCAACATTTTGGAGCCAATTCTCTTCTCAGTGGGGACATAAGTCGTGCTCTGAAGTCCGTGCTAAAACCTAATAAGCACTTTAATTAATGTCAGAGTGCTGATGCAAAGTGTGGTTATAAATACTGGATGTAGATAGAATTGATTGAAGGGTCAGCATCCCAGAAAAAGAATTGTTACCTCATCATactattaaatatataaaatataaatggatGGAAATCATCACATGGAATCACAAAATTGTGCATCTGCCATCAGTCATCAAGTCCATCCTCCTTCATCATGGTAGACTGAATGATAGCAGCCTTGATCCCCAAAAAAACATTGGTTATGGAAGATCTTTGGAGATGGAGATCCCCACTCCAACATTTTCCATCCTGTTAGAGAGTCCCTCCTAAGCCCAGCCCAGTTAAACCCagtagagtaatttcacgattataagccgcaccaattataaaccacatcttcaggtgttggcaacttttcacCTGATTATAGGCCTCACATTACattacagagtgtgataaaaggtatctgttctatcaccatctgttgagggtggggcagtgatcctgatctccacgggagatattctgctaatgggcatccattgaaaccaggcagggcattgttctttatcttttcacaacccatccttcctccagccagtcattttctgctcatggccattgagtcccactgtggcactgataaaattactgcatcccattgggagttgctccagccagggggaagagcccaacatttcttaccaagataaaaacagagggtttgggacactaagggagcccctttctccactggactccagaggaaaaccggatttctccacatccccactggagctccggagggaaactgcaccttgtacaggagcactgctccaactgagccacatctgtcactgcaggaggatgcagccaccatggaatgggactgctgccaacaccctgcctgacgggtgtcagggtgtactctgactgtgtcagggtttggggtttgtttctttgtagtgctgtatttctattttaatttccctggtaaagaactgttattcctaattcccatatctttgcctgagagctgcttgatttcaaacttataataatttggagggagggggtttccattctccatttcaaagagaagttcctgcctttctcagcagacacctgtcctccaaactaaaacagcaacttttcattctttgtccatatataagccacgcctgattataagctgcactttgggttcggaccaaaattttagtcaaaatggtgcggcttataattgtgaaattactgtactttgatttAAACCCAGTATTGTGCATTTACTCATcctagaaaaagaaatcattcccttcctccttcaTCTCCTACATGGCTAGGGAGAAGCAAGGATGGCAATGGAAATACAGGACTTAAACACCAGGTGATTATTTGGGGCAAAAATCTAGATTTCCCACACTGGGGTTTCCCAGATCCTGCCCACAGcctgacagcagctgctgggctttgGAGAGCATTGCTCTGATTTATTCCCACAATTTCACTGCCTAAAGGACACATTCTGCTGTGTTCAGCCTTCAGTCAGGAGTGAAGGAATAAGATGGATGTAAAATCCATGATTGAGCAGTCTGGAGAGCCCTGAGTTCCCAGTCCTGGACCTGTCAGCTTAGGGAGGTGTTGACTCATTAATTCCTTGTGTTCCCACACAAGGAATTGGGATCACAAGCCCCTTCTTTCCCCATGTAAAATCACCACCCAGCCTTTTTCCATCTTTGGGACAGAAGGGAATTGGGTTATTCACCTGCCAGACATGTGAGTAAAGAAGACAAAACCTGTGAAGGTTTGTGCCACAGCACATCAACAGCCCCAAACACAAAGAGGTGTCAGCACAGCTCCTTTTTCAGAGCACTGCTTCGCTTTCTAACCTTcccagcagagagaaaacactTTGGAATGATCTTCACTGCTGAAAGGGGGCACAATCTCTGCATTACTCATTTACCTGCTGCTGCAAATGCAGCCAAAATTGGcctctcccccttccctgaGTCgtgaggatgctgctgcagggggagaGATTTTTCCACTGTGCAAAACAGTGTTTGTTACAGGTTTTTAATCTGGGACTTTTCCATCACTGGCCTCATTTTGTCAGGGAGGAAACCCATTCCATTCGATGAGGCACCACAAGAGGGCATGAACATCATtcatcccttcccagcccatCAAAACCTGAATAAAGCAGAACCCAAGATGAGTCCTCACACTGCACTTTGGTCCTCCTGTCAGGAGCAGTGGGAACCCCAGGCTCTGACTCTCTGCCAAACCCCACCTTGCATATTTggattttaaagggaaaaatattttgctggcACTGACAGTGTTGATGTGAAGATAAAAACATCACTTGGAGACGTGGGGAGGTTCAGGatgtgctggctctggcagaTGTAAATCAGCCCACTCTGGATTGATTTCCTGCCACTGAGGCTGATATAATTTGATGGTAATCCTGTTCTAGAAGAATTTTTAGTCCTCTCTGTCTCAAAATTCCTGAGCCATCCAATGGAACCTCTCATTACCGTGCTGCAATCATCCCTTGGGAATTTTAACTCAGTGCAGGAAATTTTTTAAGAACTATTGGATCATTCACCCCTACCAATATTCCGCTGCAattcaaagagaatttattCCTTTAGAGGATTTCTGTGGTGTTTGTCATAGGAAAGATCAAAGCCCTGACTCCAAttgttaacccagcactgccaagtcacTGCAACATCACAAAAGATCCTTTAACTCATGATAATCCAGCCCAAAGATCCTGTCAGATCCCACCAGGGAGGggccaaacaaaaccagaacccAAATCTCacccagctgcagaggggacacagcacagccaacttgggagaatcccagaatcattaaaggctggaaaaaacctccagGATCATGGAGGGGGTACAGACAGCACTGGGAACCTCAGCACTACAAGATTTTCAGCCAACCTGTACTTTCAGCATGTAAAAGATGTGTTTGAtgattttcctgcttctttacAGCCTGTGGAAGTTTATTTCCTGTTCTTTGCATTAAACTCCTGCCTGACCATTGATGACCAGAGTTGTCACCACGTCCTCTATCACAAAACTctggatcacagaatcccaaataatttggggttggaagggaacttaaagctcatccagttccaaccccaacaccttcctctatcccaggttgctccaagccccatccagcttggccttgggcacttccagggatccaggggcagccagggcatccccaccctcacagagaacaattccttcctaaaatCCAATCCAAACCTACTTTCTTCCCATTTGAAGCCATTTCTCCTTGCCCTGCCACTCCAGCCCTTATCAATAGTCCCTCCCCACATTTCCTGCAggctccttcaggcactggaaggccccaaagtcaccccaaacccttctcttccccaggctgaccaatcccagttccctcagccattcctcacagcagagctgttccatccctctgctcatcctggtgCCTCCCAATACAATTCCTTCTCCCTGGTTATGGTCAgtggtgtctcaggagctcCAGACAACcacctgtgttgttttagagtctctgtgtcccagcccaagCATCAAGAAAGAGTCTGGAGGTGTCTTCTGTAGTTTCcagaggttgtttattttatcttatctaaaagttctttccctgaccacTGTGGTCcgttcagcaggtcagtcccaggcatacttttattatctttttatactacaaactacataaacattatttacaattatcttctaATACCTATCACctatattgtacagtctggttctactctaaaccaatccaaaagtgccaacatcacccagaagatggatgccaggaagaaggagaaagaaagacagaTCACACCTAAATTCCTCCATCTTAACCTTAGACCactattctaaaaaatcttaaaattctactttttca
This window contains:
- the PRSS55 gene encoding serine protease 55: MLLLTLSCLASLTSSAHPGCGLRPSYESLQTTGKRIGTGTDVKPGEFPWLVSIQSQGKHLCAGSIISALWILTAAHCFADELPADLTVAVGGVDLSLPLEEHSPDSLILHEEFNRTSLQNDIALILLSNPIEFSKEKMPVCLPFVCDTDTWQHCWAAGWENSSAGEKCLQQIPQLVGSVVCAETEQGGGGGGRGGCKVDSGGPLVCSYWNTLKWFQVGITSSGKPNHRILTPVCSYQEWIEKETAIRGKPFLTEGVDNGAHLRVARSRAGTQVVFLEHCLLLFIFLIAAGLP